One Glycine max cultivar Williams 82 chromosome 3, Glycine_max_v4.0, whole genome shotgun sequence DNA window includes the following coding sequences:
- the LOC100306455 gene encoding uncharacterized protein LOC100306455, with the protein MMLRTTEKVCYTPDFNEKPIMFLKQTSVGGGGNKKRVTGTWTFRFPKDPKFSPVRFLQQLGAKVASAIRVVSMRRRSSRKVSSSSLVRTRSVSDPPDSHRAKAVEDCIEFLHSSSSRERPSSVSESSL; encoded by the coding sequence ATGATGTTGAGAACAACTGAAAAGGTGTGCTACACTCCTGATTTTAATGAGAAACCAATCATGTTTCTCAAGCAAACAagtgttggtggtggtggaaaCAAGAAGAGGGTCACAGGAACTTGGACTTTCAGATTTCCAAAAGACCCTAAATTTTCACCTGTGAGATTCTTGCAGCAACTTGGAGCAAAAGTGGCAAGTGCTATAAGAGTTGTTTCCATGAGAAGGAGATCCTCTAGGAAGGTTTCTTCATCCTCTTTGGTCAGAACACGTTCTGTGTCAGACCCCCCTGATTCACATCGTGCCAAAGCTGTTGAAGATTGTATTGAGTTCTTACATTCTTCTTCATCTAGGGAGAGACCCAGTTCAGTTTCTGAAAGTTCTCTCTAG